Proteins encoded in a region of the Moritella marina ATCC 15381 genome:
- the glgB gene encoding 1,4-alpha-glucan branching protein GlgB, whose amino-acid sequence MQATSKAAVIHNLEAYSGLMPSMETLHTPKLMHKEMGAQCVSFMHNGLRVSGVRFLVFAPHASKVSVVGDFNDWNTNDHALRQLDAGLWGVFIADLQVGERYKFAIVDHAGKSLPHKADPWGAHAEQYPSFASLVYQQDSYQWQDDTWQQRPVTAKHKQALSFYELHVGSWLRNDEGEFLTYRELAAKLIPYLQKMHYTHVELMPISEHPFYGSWGYQPIGMFAPTSRFGNPDDFKFFVDQCHQAGIGVIIDWVPAHFPEDDHGLANFDGTPLFNDPDPKRGWHQDWHSYIYDCGRDHVQRFLVSNSLYWLEQFHVDGIRVDAVASMLYLDYSRNDGEWIPNCDGGNHNYDTIKVLKWMNEEVYTHFPNAMTIAEESTAYPGVSKPTFLGGLGFGFKWNMGWMHDSLSYMQEQPINRQYHHDTITFPLVYAFSENYVLALSHDEVVYGKGSLLGKMPGDEWQKFANLRAYTGYMYGQPGKKLNFMGAELGQLAEWNHDAQLDWGILANPNNVGVQRLTADLNQLYQAQAALYQLDCDPAGFEWRLQDNKSESVLAHERISDNGERILVISNFTPIPRDNFRLGVPNAGRYELLLNTDAGCYAGSNYPLVSSADSEKVQSQGLSDSVRLTLPPLSTVFYRWLPVIKA is encoded by the coding sequence ATGCAGGCGACTTCAAAAGCAGCTGTGATCCACAACCTTGAAGCATACTCTGGCTTAATGCCGAGTATGGAAACATTACATACCCCAAAACTCATGCACAAGGAGATGGGCGCGCAGTGTGTTAGTTTTATGCATAACGGCCTGCGTGTATCCGGTGTACGCTTTTTAGTATTTGCACCGCATGCCAGCAAAGTCAGTGTCGTGGGGGATTTTAATGACTGGAATACCAACGATCATGCTTTGCGTCAATTAGATGCGGGTCTGTGGGGGGTATTTATTGCCGACTTACAGGTTGGTGAGCGTTATAAATTTGCTATCGTTGACCATGCTGGTAAGAGCTTACCGCATAAAGCCGATCCATGGGGCGCACATGCCGAGCAGTATCCGTCGTTTGCCTCATTGGTATATCAACAAGATAGCTATCAATGGCAAGATGATACATGGCAGCAACGCCCTGTAACAGCTAAGCACAAACAAGCATTATCATTTTATGAATTGCATGTTGGTTCGTGGTTACGTAATGACGAGGGTGAGTTCTTAACATACCGAGAATTGGCCGCAAAGCTGATCCCGTACTTACAAAAAATGCATTACACCCATGTCGAATTGATGCCGATCTCAGAACATCCATTTTACGGTTCTTGGGGTTATCAACCTATTGGCATGTTTGCGCCGACCAGTCGCTTTGGCAATCCTGATGATTTTAAATTTTTTGTCGATCAGTGTCACCAAGCGGGTATTGGCGTGATCATCGATTGGGTACCTGCCCATTTTCCTGAAGATGACCACGGACTCGCTAATTTTGATGGTACGCCATTATTTAATGATCCAGATCCGAAACGCGGTTGGCATCAAGACTGGCACAGTTATATTTATGATTGTGGCCGTGACCATGTACAACGATTCTTAGTATCGAATAGTTTGTATTGGTTAGAGCAGTTTCATGTTGATGGTATCCGTGTTGATGCGGTGGCGTCGATGTTGTATCTGGATTATTCGCGTAATGATGGCGAGTGGATCCCGAATTGCGATGGTGGTAATCACAACTACGATACCATTAAGGTATTAAAGTGGATGAACGAAGAAGTGTATACCCACTTTCCTAATGCGATGACGATTGCAGAAGAGTCGACAGCCTATCCAGGTGTATCGAAACCGACTTTCTTGGGCGGATTAGGGTTTGGCTTTAAATGGAATATGGGCTGGATGCACGATAGCTTGAGCTATATGCAAGAACAGCCGATTAACCGTCAATACCATCACGATACCATCACGTTCCCGTTAGTTTATGCGTTTAGTGAAAACTATGTATTGGCTTTATCGCATGATGAAGTTGTATACGGTAAAGGTTCGTTACTGGGTAAAATGCCGGGTGATGAATGGCAGAAGTTTGCTAATTTACGTGCCTATACCGGTTATATGTACGGCCAACCGGGTAAGAAACTCAACTTTATGGGCGCTGAATTAGGCCAATTAGCCGAGTGGAACCATGATGCTCAGCTTGATTGGGGTATATTGGCTAATCCCAATAATGTCGGTGTTCAGCGCTTAACGGCAGATTTAAATCAACTTTATCAGGCACAAGCGGCCTTGTATCAACTGGATTGCGACCCAGCTGGTTTTGAATGGCGCTTACAAGATAATAAATCTGAAAGTGTACTCGCCCATGAACGTATTAGTGACAATGGCGAACGTATCTTGGTGATCAGTAACTTTACGCCGATCCCAAGAGATAATTTCCGCCTCGGTGTACCGAATGCTGGTCGTTATGAGTTGTTATTAAATACTGATGCTGGCTGTTACGCGGGTAGTAATTATCCACTTGTTAGCAGCGCAGATAGTGAGAAAGTACAGAGTCAGGGACTTAGTGATTCAGTGCGATTAACTCTGCCGCCGTTATCGACGGTGTTTTATCGTTGGCTGCCAGTAATAAAGGCATAA
- a CDS encoding OmpA family protein, which yields MNSLNIKLSGKFNGKLSGKLSLIMCGMLASLQPALAETAGKTYLNPAVGYHMFGSESGVDDSEALVIGGEYVISPKFGAEISYLYSNPDAKVGSIDVDVSQYTLDGLYYTPEIGNWQPFLNAGVGHGAFDVGSVDAKETQLNLGLGSRYHFNEKWSARLQAKVINSLDDERWDSLVTAGVSYAFGGKSKAAPLVLLDGDGDAVLDENDQCPSTPSGVHVDTVGCAFDRDGDGVADYLDQCPDSPSLDNLDENGCAIVVAAVIEQPESIKLEVKFANNSAEIPETAKAEIKAVADLMTQFPNANVEIAGHSDSSGNADYNKTLSQRRADAVRDTIVNEYGVEATRVTAVGYGEEQPIADNNTKEGRLENRRVIAEISYK from the coding sequence ATGAACAGTTTAAATATAAAGCTAAGTGGTAAATTTAATGGCAAATTAAGTGGCAAGCTAAGTTTAATCATGTGTGGAATGCTCGCATCTTTACAGCCTGCATTGGCTGAAACAGCAGGTAAAACTTATTTAAACCCAGCTGTCGGTTATCATATGTTTGGTTCTGAATCGGGTGTTGATGATAGTGAGGCTCTGGTGATTGGTGGTGAATATGTCATCAGTCCTAAATTTGGTGCAGAAATCAGTTATCTTTATAGTAATCCCGACGCGAAAGTTGGAAGTATTGATGTAGATGTTTCGCAGTACACGCTTGATGGACTGTATTACACACCTGAAATCGGCAATTGGCAGCCGTTTTTAAATGCGGGTGTTGGTCATGGTGCATTTGATGTTGGCTCTGTTGACGCTAAAGAAACCCAACTTAATCTCGGTCTTGGCAGCCGTTATCATTTTAATGAAAAGTGGTCGGCACGGTTACAGGCTAAAGTGATCAACAGTCTAGATGATGAGCGCTGGGATTCATTGGTTACTGCTGGCGTGAGTTATGCATTTGGTGGTAAGAGCAAGGCTGCCCCCCTCGTTTTACTCGATGGTGATGGCGATGCCGTCCTTGATGAAAATGATCAATGTCCGAGCACGCCGAGTGGTGTCCATGTCGATACTGTGGGTTGTGCGTTTGATCGTGATGGTGACGGAGTTGCCGATTACCTTGATCAATGTCCTGATAGCCCGTCACTCGATAATTTAGATGAAAATGGTTGTGCGATTGTAGTTGCTGCTGTAATCGAGCAACCTGAATCGATTAAACTAGAAGTTAAATTTGCTAATAATTCAGCAGAAATTCCAGAAACGGCTAAAGCTGAAATTAAAGCGGTTGCTGATTTAATGACCCAGTTCCCCAACGCTAATGTTGAAATTGCAGGGCATTCCGACAGTAGCGGTAATGCTGATTACAATAAGACACTATCACAACGCCGTGCTGATGCGGTGCGCGATACTATCGTCAATGAATATGGTGTTGAAGCGACTCGTGTTACTGCTGTAGGATATGGAGAAGAACAACCTATTGCTGATAATAATACTAAAGAAGGGCGTTTAGAAAATCGTCGTGTCATTGCTGAGATTAGTTATAAATAA